Proteins encoded together in one Calditrichota bacterium window:
- the leuD gene encoding 3-isopropylmalate dehydratase small subunit (catalyzes the isomerization between 2-isopropylmalate and 3-isopropylmalate in leucine biosynthesis), with amino-acid sequence MPRVIQVLGDDISTDHIYPGRYMATVLPSETPQFCFADMKEFNAALRENKYPQGSIIVGGSNFGCGSSREQAASTINGYGITVVAPSFARIFMQNAVNLGLPLVICPRIEASEGDDIEIKDDMLVNHSTGKSFEIVPLPKLRQLIMDSGGLIAYTRRLVKERMAAK; translated from the coding sequence ATGCCAAGAGTCATTCAAGTTCTCGGTGATGACATTTCCACCGATCACATCTATCCGGGCCGCTACATGGCGACCGTGCTTCCTTCCGAAACTCCGCAGTTCTGTTTCGCGGATATGAAGGAGTTTAACGCCGCGCTGCGCGAGAACAAATACCCGCAAGGCAGCATCATCGTCGGCGGATCGAATTTCGGCTGCGGCAGTTCGCGTGAGCAGGCTGCGTCCACAATTAACGGCTACGGCATCACGGTGGTTGCTCCGAGTTTCGCGCGCATCTTCATGCAGAACGCCGTAAATCTCGGTTTGCCGCTGGTGATTTGTCCTCGCATCGAAGCCAGTGAAGGCGACGACATCGAAATCAAAGACGACATGCTTGTCAATCATTCGACCGGCAAAAGTTTCGAGATCGTTCCTCTTCCCAAGTTAAGACAGTTGATCATGGACAGCGGCGGACTGATCGCCTACACGCGCAGGCTCGTCAAAGAGCGCATGGCCGCGAAGTAA
- a CDS encoding hydroxymethylglutaryl-CoA lyase, whose translation MDFPLLHEVGLRDGLQMEKQVVPLDVKIKWAEGLIAAGVDMLQLGSFVHPEKVPQMADTDALFRHFSAPGRKPEKVVLSGLVLNEKGLDRGMACGVDMFCMGVSASETHSMKNTRMTVAEATERIIDTAKTALAAGKRVQVSVQSAFGCGFEGAVPVERVLGIVEKYFDAGLIAVSLADTAGHALPEQVETLFDKVMKMNPQAECACHLHNTYGLGIANCRAAMNAGVKIFESAVAGLGGCPFTKVSGGNVCTEDLVHYWQRANLRKDVNLTTLIEAAKSMSEFFGRDMPGMVYKSGPVSYAAF comes from the coding sequence ATGGACTTTCCGTTATTGCATGAAGTCGGATTGCGCGACGGCCTGCAAATGGAAAAGCAGGTCGTTCCGCTCGACGTAAAGATCAAATGGGCAGAAGGACTCATCGCCGCGGGAGTGGATATGCTGCAGCTCGGCTCGTTTGTGCATCCTGAAAAGGTTCCGCAGATGGCCGACACCGATGCTCTATTCCGCCACTTCAGCGCGCCCGGCCGCAAACCAGAGAAGGTCGTACTTTCGGGTCTGGTGCTGAATGAAAAGGGTCTCGACCGCGGTATGGCTTGCGGCGTCGATATGTTTTGCATGGGAGTTTCCGCCAGTGAAACTCACAGCATGAAAAACACGCGCATGACCGTCGCGGAAGCCACGGAGCGAATCATTGACACGGCAAAAACCGCGCTGGCCGCGGGCAAGCGCGTGCAAGTTTCCGTGCAATCAGCTTTTGGTTGCGGCTTTGAAGGTGCTGTGCCGGTCGAACGCGTGCTCGGAATTGTCGAAAAATATTTTGACGCTGGGCTAATTGCCGTGTCGCTCGCGGACACTGCGGGCCACGCATTGCCTGAACAGGTCGAAACACTTTTTGACAAAGTGATGAAGATGAATCCGCAGGCCGAATGCGCCTGCCATCTTCACAACACTTACGGACTCGGCATTGCCAATTGCCGTGCCGCGATGAACGCTGGCGTGAAGATTTTTGAATCCGCCGTCGCGGGATTGGGCGGCTGCCCGTTCACGAAAGTCTCCGGTGGAAATGTCTGCACCGAAGACTTGGTGCACTATTGGCAGCGCGCGAACTTGCGCAAAGACGTCAACCTCACCACACTCATTGAAGCGGCGAAGAGCATGTCCGAGTTTTTCGGACGCGATATGCCGGGCATGGTGTACAAATCCGGCCCGGTTAGTTACGCCGCATTTTAA
- a CDS encoding CoA transferase — translation MKLLEGIRVLDLTNVLSGPFATLHLALAGADVIKIENPKDGDLARKLGCVPAYNQMLMGTSFLAQNANKRSLTLNLKLPEAKEIFKKLVKDADVVVENFRPDVMKRLGLSYEVLSEINPRIIYCAISGFGQTGPDALKPAYDQIIQGLSGEMAINGDERLNPLRAGFPICDTVGGLNAAFAVMGALYHRERTGEGQYIDVALLDSIMPLMGWVVANWMIGEQHPVMMGNDNFTAAPSGVFKAKDGFINIAANKQEQWEALTEVVGVTELKTDPRFQERDARKKNRYELTPLLEAKLLEREGAYWVDELNKHDVPAGLILTLEQALAQPQVAHRDTFSKLNVEGIGDLELFNMTAKFSKTPGMATMPPPKLGEHTLSILHELGFSDAQIEQLRTDKVI, via the coding sequence ATGAAACTCCTCGAAGGAATTCGCGTCCTCGATCTGACCAACGTGCTCTCCGGACCGTTTGCGACGCTGCATCTCGCGCTTGCCGGAGCTGATGTTATCAAAATCGAAAATCCCAAGGACGGCGATCTCGCGCGCAAATTAGGCTGTGTTCCGGCATATAACCAAATGCTGATGGGCACGAGCTTTTTGGCGCAAAACGCAAACAAGCGTTCGCTCACGCTCAACCTGAAACTCCCCGAAGCCAAGGAGATTTTCAAAAAGCTCGTCAAAGATGCCGACGTCGTCGTCGAGAATTTCCGTCCCGACGTGATGAAACGCTTGGGACTCTCGTACGAAGTGTTGAGCGAAATCAATCCCCGTATCATCTACTGCGCAATTTCCGGCTTCGGCCAGACCGGACCGGATGCGTTGAAGCCTGCCTACGATCAAATCATTCAAGGTCTTTCCGGAGAAATGGCTATCAACGGCGATGAAAGGCTAAATCCGTTGCGTGCAGGATTTCCAATTTGTGACACTGTGGGTGGATTAAATGCGGCGTTTGCCGTCATGGGTGCGCTGTATCATCGCGAACGCACCGGCGAAGGTCAGTATATCGACGTCGCTTTGCTCGATTCAATCATGCCGTTGATGGGGTGGGTGGTCGCCAATTGGATGATCGGCGAGCAGCATCCCGTGATGATGGGCAACGATAATTTCACTGCCGCGCCGTCGGGTGTGTTCAAAGCGAAAGACGGATTCATTAACATCGCCGCGAACAAACAAGAGCAGTGGGAAGCGTTGACCGAAGTCGTCGGCGTAACCGAACTCAAAACCGATCCGCGTTTCCAAGAACGCGACGCACGCAAGAAAAACCGCTACGAGCTGACTCCGCTGCTCGAAGCGAAACTTTTGGAACGCGAAGGAGCTTACTGGGTAGACGAACTCAATAAGCACGACGTGCCCGCAGGATTGATTCTCACGCTCGAGCAAGCGCTCGCGCAGCCGCAGGTCGCACATCGCGATACTTTCTCGAAACTGAACGTCGAGGGAATAGGCGATCTCGAGCTGTTTAACATGACCGCGAAATTTTCCAAGACTCCGGGAATGGCGACGATGCCGCCGCCGAAACTTGGCGAACACACACTTTCGATTCTGCACGAACTTGGTTTCTCCGACGCGCAAATCGAACAACTCAGAACTGACAAAGTGATTTAA
- a CDS encoding 3-isopropylmalate dehydratase large subunit, which yields MPMTLAEKILAKAAGLASVKAGDVVEPRVDLAMSHENAALVMHQFKEIFNGLEYPANVWDPSRIAIIFDHRIPAESPKTATNQKRIREFVAEQGIGKFHDIRGDQGGICHQILPEKGYVRPGTVTVGTDSHTTTHGALGSFAFGIGATEMASVWALGCALNIEVPKTIKVVVDGELSPFVSAKDVILNLIGKIKANGANYKVLEFHGSTIKNMSTSSRLVLCNMAVEAGATAGIVPPDQETVRYLTEEAKVNDTFWMESPDPDAEYEQVVHIDGAALAPQVSCPHTVDNVKPVTEIAGKKVHQIVIGSCTNGRLDDLAAASKLLKSKKVHDDTRMLVFPASWKIYKEAMELGYLKDFMEAGAVVMNPGCGCCLGVHQGALGDGEVALSTTNRNFKGRMGNPTAEVFLCSPEVAAASAVRGEITDPREM from the coding sequence ATGCCAATGACCTTAGCAGAAAAAATTCTCGCGAAAGCCGCGGGGCTCGCCTCGGTGAAAGCGGGAGACGTAGTCGAGCCGCGCGTCGACTTGGCGATGTCGCACGAAAATGCGGCGCTCGTCATGCACCAGTTCAAGGAGATATTCAATGGACTTGAGTATCCCGCGAACGTTTGGGATCCCAGCAGAATCGCGATTATCTTTGACCACAGAATTCCGGCAGAGAGCCCGAAGACAGCCACGAACCAAAAACGCATTCGCGAGTTCGTAGCCGAACAGGGCATAGGAAAGTTTCACGATATACGTGGCGACCAAGGCGGCATCTGTCACCAGATTCTCCCAGAAAAAGGTTACGTGCGTCCGGGTACGGTGACGGTCGGAACGGACAGTCACACCACGACTCACGGCGCACTGGGTTCGTTTGCGTTTGGTATTGGCGCGACGGAAATGGCGAGCGTTTGGGCGCTGGGCTGTGCTCTGAACATCGAAGTACCCAAGACCATCAAAGTTGTCGTGGACGGCGAACTTTCTCCGTTTGTTTCGGCGAAGGACGTCATTCTGAATTTGATCGGCAAAATCAAAGCGAACGGAGCGAACTACAAAGTCTTGGAGTTCCACGGGTCGACGATCAAGAATATGAGCACGTCGTCGCGATTGGTGCTTTGCAACATGGCCGTGGAAGCGGGAGCCACTGCGGGTATTGTTCCGCCCGATCAAGAAACCGTGCGCTACTTGACGGAAGAAGCAAAAGTAAACGACACGTTCTGGATGGAATCGCCCGATCCTGACGCCGAATATGAACAAGTCGTCCATATCGACGGGGCGGCGCTCGCTCCGCAAGTGTCCTGTCCTCACACGGTTGACAATGTCAAGCCCGTTACCGAAATCGCGGGCAAGAAAGTGCACCAGATTGTAATCGGTTCGTGCACGAACGGTCGTCTCGACGATCTCGCGGCAGCTTCGAAACTTTTGAAATCAAAGAAAGTCCACGACGATACGCGCATGCTGGTGTTCCCGGCCTCGTGGAAGATTTACAAGGAAGCAATGGAGCTCGGCTACTTGAAAGATTTCATGGAAGCCGGAGCCGTCGTCATGAATCCCGGTTGCGGCTGTTGCTTGGGAGTGCATCAAGGAGCGTTAGGCGACGGCGAAGTCGCATTGTCGACGACGAACCGCAATTTCAAGGGACGAATGGGTAACCCCACCGCAGAAGTATTTTTGTGTTCACCCGAAGTCGCGGCGGCGAGTGCCGTGCGCGGCGAAATCACCGATCCGAGGGAGATGTAA
- a CDS encoding CapA family protein has translation MKRLHELLSALILIGLAANPVAADRVGHNSLDEQATTLTILKTDDGLSLHWIPSDTLHYWAVTFSRQTTMASLDTLAVTTDTFYVHHDAEGLFDLGFFRIDPVEITPPVPVTDVIMSFYDAPATPIFHSVPGEDMEPLSYDVNAEDQFGESGQSLIMTGNTWKYIDILPHHVDSTDTWAVAMKLLQLGELHAFGVADSENYMYYLIWGKEAPQSLHWITCYEGYFEQDEWIDIELSIGEDWQGRFGYAPNITKLYFINDNDTVETDGVVRFDEVRDISGAVPHSPIVDFTWVFAGDSDPDSVTVAFHSYSYDLDSPLLTHRWDFGDGKSSHLSHPVHTYAAHGRYPVTLTVTDDGGRASCLSEAVIDSPATATRDIWFAFTGDVILGRGYENNGGIIDSWGVDTIFSPTYPWIQTADLASVNLECPFTTATVRHPTKGIVFKADPASVSGLVNAGIDFVTLANNHVFDYLIPGMVQTMDVLDSVGIVYNGSGLNDELARQVRFLSANGISFGMLSFSDRTGSYNNYQPFLDAGRSRAGFAMWNRAAIDATVEEATQLADFVVINTHSGSEYSEEPILGMNDALDPFGDEDMLFELIPDTAERQIRQYAIDMGAEMVIAHHPHIIQGFEVYHDKLIAHSLGNFVFDLTYAETMPSLILRTHVDGNLGVDQAVVHPVYINHWIPQPARGELARNLLDYETAKSRDLDTWLVRPPGADSAFIVFDTNMVTRVGVDTTVTLTATQSGAWWVSAPHKLAMDGYVVSGEVTDITGCEIRVGREMVLFGNMEDEGSNDWLLNSGDEGYANDTVHTGDRSIWLRRVAGNPSNVVTFNQYRFPFNGIPQYTMCGWVKADNAVSAAFQVEFYGQRSGGTLLQQVNVGAPISGTADWTFRQANLTPPGGSNFVVIRMTLNAPASGTGYAWFDDASLIQWDDWMESPATVTFPNDYHWVQVRSATNVATLTLDYRREWVDFVPPARLSHAVR, from the coding sequence ATGAAACGGTTACACGAACTTTTAAGTGCCCTCATTCTGATAGGACTGGCGGCGAATCCAGTAGCCGCCGACAGAGTCGGCCACAACAGTCTTGACGAGCAAGCCACTACGCTCACGATTTTGAAGACGGATGACGGTCTCTCGCTGCATTGGATTCCGTCGGACACTCTGCACTATTGGGCGGTAACTTTCAGTCGGCAAACGACGATGGCTTCGCTGGACACGCTCGCCGTCACTACGGATACATTTTACGTTCACCACGATGCCGAGGGCTTGTTTGACCTCGGCTTTTTTCGTATTGATCCCGTCGAGATTACACCTCCTGTTCCGGTCACCGACGTGATCATGTCATTCTACGACGCTCCTGCTACTCCGATTTTTCACTCTGTTCCCGGTGAGGACATGGAACCGCTGTCCTACGACGTCAATGCGGAGGATCAGTTTGGTGAAAGCGGCCAATCGCTGATCATGACCGGCAACACGTGGAAGTATATCGATATTCTGCCGCACCACGTAGATTCGACCGACACGTGGGCCGTCGCTATGAAGCTCTTGCAGCTCGGTGAACTGCATGCATTCGGCGTCGCGGATTCAGAAAACTACATGTACTATCTGATCTGGGGCAAAGAGGCTCCGCAGTCGCTGCACTGGATCACGTGCTACGAAGGTTACTTCGAACAGGACGAGTGGATCGACATCGAGCTTTCTATCGGTGAAGACTGGCAAGGGAGATTTGGCTACGCTCCCAACATAACCAAGCTCTATTTCATCAACGACAACGACACCGTCGAGACGGACGGCGTGGTCAGGTTTGATGAAGTACGAGACATTTCCGGCGCGGTGCCGCATAGCCCAATCGTCGATTTCACATGGGTGTTTGCCGGCGACTCCGACCCAGACAGCGTAACGGTCGCGTTTCATTCGTACTCCTATGATCTCGACAGCCCTCTCTTGACACACCGCTGGGATTTCGGCGACGGGAAATCGTCACACCTATCGCATCCCGTTCATACATATGCCGCGCATGGCCGCTATCCGGTCACGTTAACCGTCACGGACGACGGAGGTCGCGCTTCGTGTCTATCCGAAGCTGTGATAGATTCGCCTGCGACGGCGACGCGAGATATATGGTTTGCGTTCACCGGTGACGTGATTCTCGGTCGCGGCTATGAAAACAACGGCGGCATCATCGATTCGTGGGGGGTGGATACGATTTTTTCGCCAACCTATCCGTGGATACAGACGGCCGACCTGGCCAGCGTCAATCTCGAATGCCCGTTCACAACGGCGACGGTTCGTCATCCCACCAAAGGCATCGTCTTCAAAGCAGACCCGGCAAGTGTCAGCGGGTTGGTCAATGCGGGAATTGATTTCGTAACCCTGGCCAACAACCATGTATTCGATTACTTGATTCCCGGCATGGTCCAAACCATGGACGTCCTCGACAGCGTAGGCATTGTCTACAACGGTTCCGGGTTGAACGACGAGCTCGCTCGTCAAGTGCGCTTTCTGTCCGCCAACGGCATATCGTTTGGAATGCTAAGTTTTTCCGATCGCACGGGCTCTTACAACAATTACCAACCGTTCCTCGACGCGGGCAGGTCGCGCGCAGGGTTTGCGATGTGGAACCGCGCGGCTATCGACGCAACCGTGGAAGAAGCGACGCAGCTTGCCGATTTCGTCGTCATCAACACACACTCCGGGTCCGAATATTCTGAAGAACCGATCTTGGGAATGAATGACGCGCTCGATCCGTTTGGCGATGAAGATATGCTGTTTGAGTTGATTCCCGACACTGCCGAGCGTCAAATTCGCCAGTACGCCATCGACATGGGTGCGGAAATGGTCATCGCGCACCACCCGCACATCATACAAGGATTTGAAGTCTACCATGACAAACTGATCGCGCACAGTCTCGGCAATTTTGTTTTTGACCTGACCTATGCTGAGACGATGCCCAGTTTGATTTTACGCACGCACGTCGACGGCAACTTGGGAGTAGATCAAGCCGTGGTACATCCCGTGTACATCAATCATTGGATTCCACAGCCTGCACGGGGTGAGCTTGCGCGCAACCTGTTGGATTACGAAACCGCGAAGTCCCGCGACCTCGACACGTGGCTCGTTCGACCGCCGGGTGCCGACAGTGCATTTATTGTTTTCGATACGAACATGGTGACGAGGGTAGGAGTAGATACCACGGTCACGCTCACGGCGACCCAAAGCGGCGCGTGGTGGGTGTCCGCTCCGCACAAGCTCGCCATGGACGGTTACGTCGTTTCCGGTGAAGTGACCGATATAACAGGCTGCGAAATACGCGTTGGCCGTGAAATGGTCTTGTTCGGAAATATGGAAGACGAAGGTTCAAATGACTGGCTGCTGAACAGCGGCGACGAAGGCTATGCAAACGACACGGTGCACACGGGCGACCGGAGCATTTGGCTGCGTCGCGTGGCAGGCAATCCGTCCAACGTCGTGACCTTCAATCAATACCGTTTCCCATTTAACGGAATTCCTCAATACACCATGTGCGGTTGGGTGAAGGCAGACAATGCTGTTAGCGCGGCGTTTCAAGTTGAGTTTTATGGCCAACGCAGCGGCGGAACTTTGCTCCAACAAGTCAACGTTGGAGCTCCGATCAGTGGAACTGCCGACTGGACTTTCCGGCAAGCCAATTTGACGCCGCCCGGTGGCTCAAACTTCGTTGTGATTCGCATGACACTAAATGCGCCCGCCAGCGGCACAGGATACGCATGGTTCGACGATGCGTCGCTGATTCAGTGGGATGATTGGATGGAATCCCCCGCGACAGTAACCTTCCCTAATGACTATCATTGGGTGCAGGTTCGCAGCGCGACGAACGTGGCCACATTGACATTGGACTATCGCCGCGAATGGGTCGATTTCGTTCCGCCCGCACGATTGTCACACGCCGTTCGCTGA
- a CDS encoding isocitrate/isopropylmalate dehydrogenase family protein, whose amino-acid sequence MKKKYKIGWLPGDGVGIEVLEAARLVLDRLDFDAEYIHGDIGWEFWCSEGDALPQRTMDLLSSVDAAMFGAITSKPAKLAEKELTPSLQGKGMTYRSPIVRMRQAFDLYVCLRPTKAYPGNPLNFKENIDLVVFRENTEDLYSGVEFSPVPDELKATLSKLNKPFKVFENLGSDDFAVSCKVNTRKGSERIVRAAFEFARKHGRKKVTVVHKANVVRAADGLFLDVAREVGKDFPDIIFDEANVDAIMMWLLKNPFNYDVLVAPNLYGDIVSDLCAQLVGGLGFGCSGNIGDKLGVFEPTHGSAPKYAGQYKVNPIATILSAKQMLEWLGELDHAKKIEDAVAEVIKEGKVRTYDMGGSNTTLEMGQAIADKIPSLMTA is encoded by the coding sequence GTGAAGAAGAAGTACAAAATTGGCTGGCTGCCCGGCGACGGCGTTGGCATCGAAGTTTTGGAAGCCGCCCGTCTCGTCCTTGATCGTTTAGACTTTGATGCCGAATATATTCACGGTGACATCGGTTGGGAGTTTTGGTGCAGCGAAGGCGACGCTTTACCGCAGCGCACTATGGACTTGCTCTCAAGTGTGGATGCCGCGATGTTCGGTGCGATCACGTCCAAGCCCGCCAAGCTCGCTGAGAAGGAATTGACTCCGAGCCTGCAAGGCAAGGGTATGACCTACCGTTCGCCGATCGTGCGCATGCGCCAAGCGTTCGATCTCTACGTCTGCCTGCGTCCGACGAAAGCCTATCCGGGCAATCCGCTCAATTTCAAAGAGAATATCGACCTCGTCGTCTTCCGTGAAAACACTGAAGACCTCTATTCCGGCGTTGAGTTTTCGCCGGTTCCCGATGAATTGAAAGCAACACTCTCCAAGCTGAACAAGCCGTTCAAAGTGTTTGAAAATCTTGGCAGCGACGACTTTGCCGTCTCTTGCAAGGTGAATACGCGCAAAGGCTCTGAGCGCATCGTGCGCGCAGCCTTTGAGTTTGCCCGCAAGCATGGCCGCAAGAAAGTCACAGTCGTCCACAAGGCCAACGTCGTACGCGCGGCGGATGGATTGTTCCTCGACGTCGCCCGCGAAGTTGGCAAAGATTTTCCCGACATCATCTTTGACGAAGCTAATGTCGATGCCATCATGATGTGGCTGCTGAAAAATCCGTTCAACTACGACGTGCTTGTTGCGCCGAATCTCTACGGCGATATCGTCAGCGATCTTTGCGCGCAATTGGTAGGAGGTTTGGGCTTCGGCTGCTCCGGCAACATCGGCGACAAACTCGGCGTGTTTGAACCGACACACGGCTCAGCTCCCAAGTATGCCGGTCAATACAAAGTCAATCCCATCGCGACGATTTTGTCCGCGAAGCAGATGCTCGAATGGCTGGGCGAGTTGGATCATGCCAAGAAAATCGAAGATGCTGTCGCCGAAGTGATCAAAGAAGGCAAGGTGCGCACCTATGACATGGGCGGATCGAATACCACGCTCGAAATGGGACAAGCGATCGCCGACAAAATTCCGTCGCTCATGACGGCCTGA